Below is a genomic region from Ancylomarina subtilis.
CACAGTTAAAACACAACAAGAGATTAAATGGATTATAATTCGAATAGGGAAAAATTATTACTCCCTGAATATGGCAGAAACGTTCAGATGATGGTGGACTTTGCCATGAAAATTGAGGATAGAGACGAAAGAAATAAGGCTGCAAAAACGATCATTTCTATCATGGGTAACATGTACCCTCACCTTAGAGATGTTAGTGATTTCAGACACAAACTTTGGGATCATCTCGCAATCATGACTGATTTCAAATTCGACATCGATTCGCCCTACGAATTACCTACAAAAGAAAAATTGGCCGAAAAGCCTGAAGTCCTTCCATACAATAATCATAGAATCAGATTCCGCCACTATGGTAAGATCATTGAATCTATGGTGAAAAAAGCGATCGAAATTGAAGATGAGAAAGAGCAAAATGCTTTAATTATGATGATTGCCAATCATATGAAAAAATCATATGCAAATTGGAATAAGGAAGGTGTCAATGATGAGAAAA
It encodes:
- a CDS encoding DUF4290 domain-containing protein, coding for MDYNSNREKLLLPEYGRNVQMMVDFAMKIEDRDERNKAAKTIISIMGNMYPHLRDVSDFRHKLWDHLAIMTDFKFDIDSPYELPTKEKLAEKPEVLPYNNHRIRFRHYGKIIESMVKKAIEIEDEKEQNALIMMIANHMKKSYANWNKEGVNDEKIFKDIVDLSKGKLTIPENLKLRETHDKDFQTKNKKKSYHKNDNRKFTKKK